The genomic segment GATatatgagatttatttttgcTAGTTGGAATGTTCTTTCCTTATAAGTTTATGGGACCCTAATATAATGCACAACTCCACAGTGAATATGagaatttatttgtatttaatgatGTATggtacaaaatattatatagatgAATCAGGAAAGGGGATTCTACTTCAACTTTTTCTTGAttattatgttgttttgttCTTGGATTATGTTAATTATGAATGGACTACCACGGCTTGGCAGGCTCCATTTCCACCCAGTTGATGATTTGTTTTGTTAGCCACTGTTACACAGATAAAAAGACTACAATGCTTGCACATTCATTAACAAGTAAAACAGTATAATATAAAGTattaattcattgttttctttaatatataactGCATCTTATAACCGCCTTTTGTTTTCTGTGTATGGTACATAGCATCCATGACTTTCCATAAAAATGTTTACTTGGTCACCTCAAGCCTCATCAACCTACACTAGTATTATCTACCCAGATTAATATTCTCTTACTTAATTATTTCAGTGGCTATAGGAATAGAAGCTCTCAGAGCTCAGTGTGAGTACCGTCTGTCATGACTTCTGCTAGCTTGGCATAATTGTCCTGGGAACTAATGTCGTCCATTATGGATTCTGCTAGCTCAGCATCTTTGTTGTCCTGGGAACTTAGGCAGTCTGCCGAAGGATGCACAATGCCATACCCAAAACCTTGGGCAGAATTGCAGTAGGTCTCAACTGTTCCATCCTTTTTCTCTAAGTTGACATTGCTCAAGACTATGCTGCTGCAGGGGACAGTGTCACTACATGCGAATTTCATTGCGTTTGAGGTCTTTGTAGTTCCAGTAATGTTCCGGTACATGATCTCACTTATTTTCACAGCTGATGTCTGTCAAATAACAAAAGAACAAGAGTGCACAATTTTCAGGATTCTGACTGGATGGCTAAGATGGTTATCACAAGTTTGCCGAGTTGAGACTCCATGTTTCAATTAGCAGTCAAGTGGCTTTTAGAGAAGATAAAAGGGAAACTGGAGAAGTACCTGGTTCTGACAGGCTGTTGGCGAATCACAGTAGAACTGATCGATAATTATGGGATTTGCTACATCTTCCATCCTGACATTTTCAAAACGTACCCCACGAACATAACCAGAGCCTCCCTGGAGCACAGAGCCATAAAGAAAGTTATTTATGCCAGTTTCAAAGAGAAAATTAGCTTAATTGCAGTTAAGATGGGTAGCAGATTTTTTACATGTAACCCTATGAAATGTGTTCTATCTATAGCTATTGAATTCCAACACAAAATAAGCACATTTAGCGACAAAAAGGCTCTTTTGCATCTTTGAGGGAAGATAATAAGCAATGACTTTttgcaataaaattttaaaatagaaaaaaaaaaaaaaaacccttacaGTTGAACTTGAAACAACATTCAAACACCATCATTACCACTCAGAAGAGTTATTAAGCACTTAAGTGGATATGATGTAGAAAATAGTCTCTTTTTATGTTTAGAAAGATGAAGTCCCATTTGATCTTTTTCTATAATCTCTTCCAAAGTAGGTAATTTTATAATGTCCTAATATATGATACTGACATTGTAATATGCCCATTGTGATAGAAAAATATCACCTGCCAAGTCTTAATCCTGAGGCCATTTGTAGTGTCCCTAAGGAATGCTGTATCCAAGACCACTTTTGTGACTATGCCTATTGAGTTGTCCTTCCCAAGACTTCCGATACTATGAAGCAGAATTTcacagaaaaatttaaaaaagaaaaaatagaggTAAATTTTGAGTTTCAGTGTTCTATGCTGTAGGGACAGAATACTGATCAAATTCTGCCTGGGTATCTTTACAGAATGGAATATCAAACTACACATACCTGATTCCATGTCCAGGTCCACAATAAATTCTCTTCATTTTGATAGCAGAGCTACCATTGACAATTGAAATGCAATCATCACCTGAATGTAACACAAAGAATCACCATAAAAGACCTACCTGTCAGAATGCTTCAGCATTATACCAATTGGAAGACTTTGGTACACCTTATATTTACAaagatttgttatatatttgaGAATTATGTGCAAGAATTGTATAGAAGGCACCATTTCAGCTATCCTTTGTACATTTTTCCAAACATGATGCATTCTTTTGGCCCTGTTGATGACTAACACCAGTAAAGCCTAACCATCATTGGGCTTCTATATCCATTTCAGTTATCATTATTTGCAAATTGAAGAAAGAGTGATCTAACCTGTTCCAATCTTGCAGTCTTGAAGTATTACATTAGTAGAACCAGTGATATGGATTCCATCAGTGTTTGGACTGTCTCCAGGAGCTGAGACCAGTACTTCAGATATTCTCACAGATTGAGATCggaaaatgacaaaattcatCTGTTGGCTGTTCTGAATGGTAAGGCCATTTACCCTTACAGCTGAGCTTGAATCTATTGTCAATGCCTGCAGCAAACTCTTATATTAAGTCTCACTCACCATATATGATCTGgtagttttagttttaaagcAAAACTAAAACAATGAAGGAGAGATCCTTACTGTTGGTGCCACTCTGCAAGGCTGTAAACAAGGAAGAAGGGACAACACATGTTAAACTTTTATCTTTTGGTTGAAGAACAGCAGACTGGAACATATATAGAGTAAATGCAGAACAATTACATTTGACTTGTTCTTTTTGCAGGACGCAGCCCACCATTTACTGCCTGAGCCATCAATGACTCCACCCCCTTGGAAAAGGACCCCTTTCAGCTTTGAGAAAACAAGCCAGAGTTGTGGGAGATTTGGATCCCAGTTTTTAGGTTCATC from the Mangifera indica cultivar Alphonso unplaced genomic scaffold, CATAS_Mindica_2.1 Un_0074, whole genome shotgun sequence genome contains:
- the LOC123207365 gene encoding probable polygalacturonase At1g80170, producing the protein MDKFFLVSIFGLLIAAHAAAGNIVLDNIVMLGELENLDIEEDDEVELFDMPYMISTRGSKVLVNVDSFGAVGDGVADDTQAFRNAWNTACSTPHSVFLVPSGCRYLVNATRFQGPCADRLIIQIDGTIVAPDEPKNWDPNLPQLWLVFSKLKGVLFQGGGVIDGSGSKWWAASCKKNKSNPCRVAPTALTIDSSSAVRVNGLTIQNSQQMNFVIFRSQSVRISEVLVSAPGDSPNTDGIHITGSTNVILQDCKIGTGDDCISIVNGSSAIKMKRIYCGPGHGISIGSLGKDNSIGIVTKVVLDTAFLRDTTNGLRIKTWQGGSGYVRGVRFENVRMEDVANPIIIDQFYCDSPTACQNQTSAVKISEIMYRNITGTTKTSNAMKFACSDTVPCSSIVLSNVNLEKKDGTVETYCNSAQGFGYGIVHPSADCLSSQDNKDAELAESIMDDISSQDNYAKLAEVMTDGTHTEL